The Deltaproteobacteria bacterium genome has a window encoding:
- a CDS encoding HAMP domain-containing protein — translation MMLRAKLLFAQLPLAAALILVGFVSVRTTQTLGSGAQAILQDNYRSVLAAQRMKDSLETLDGAAATLVLGDRSAATERSKEPRRRFENELKVQEGNITEVGEGAATQRLRQAWDLYQSRFDQLAAEEDPARRKALYVDELQPRSVSVRAAADEVLALNQDAMVRKSELARKEASRVDTLLIAATILALLAGVLASTALTARLLRPLSVLTQAARRIGEGDLEARARVAGSDEVSQLAAEFNQMADHLRRYRETTLGELLQVQGAAQAAIDSLPDAVVAFDAAGSVLAANQVAERDLKIAMESGPGAVAAVEPELRAVLEKLRAHVLAGKGAYHPKGYEEAIRVARPDGDRWLLPRATPVYGEGGGVSGATVLLQDVTRLRRFDELKNDLVATVAHEFRTPLTSLRMAIHLCLEGAAGPLTEKQLDLLQAAREDCERLQGIVDDLLDLSRMQSGRVELERQMVPVRTLLDHAVEAGAPQAAERQVSLSIEDLCGGAQVDVDPDRLELVFSNLVTNAVRYSPPGTPVVLRAVPAEGAVRFEVVDQGPGVPPEFRERIFEKYFRVPGAPSGSAGLGLYISKEIVLAHGGEIGVQANAATGSTFWFTVPAQCT, via the coding sequence ATGATGCTCCGAGCAAAGCTGCTCTTCGCCCAGCTCCCCCTCGCCGCGGCGTTGATCCTCGTGGGCTTCGTGTCGGTACGCACCACCCAGACGCTCGGTTCCGGCGCGCAGGCCATCCTCCAGGACAACTACCGCAGCGTGCTCGCCGCCCAGCGCATGAAGGACTCGCTGGAGACGCTCGACGGCGCTGCGGCTACGTTGGTGCTGGGCGACCGCAGCGCGGCCACCGAGCGCTCGAAGGAGCCGCGCCGGCGCTTCGAGAACGAGCTCAAGGTGCAGGAGGGAAACATCACCGAGGTCGGCGAGGGGGCGGCCACCCAGCGGCTGCGTCAGGCCTGGGACCTGTACCAGAGCCGCTTCGACCAGCTCGCCGCCGAGGAGGATCCCGCCAGGCGCAAGGCGCTCTACGTCGACGAGCTGCAGCCGCGCTCGGTGAGCGTGCGCGCCGCCGCGGACGAGGTGCTGGCCCTCAACCAGGACGCCATGGTGCGCAAGAGCGAGCTCGCGAGGAAGGAGGCGAGCCGCGTCGACACGTTGCTCATCGCGGCGACCATCCTGGCGCTGCTCGCCGGCGTGCTCGCGTCCACGGCGCTCACCGCGCGGCTGTTGCGCCCGCTCTCGGTGCTCACCCAGGCGGCGCGGCGCATCGGCGAGGGCGACCTCGAGGCCCGCGCGCGCGTGGCTGGCAGCGACGAGGTGAGCCAGCTCGCCGCCGAGTTCAACCAGATGGCCGATCACCTCCGGCGCTACCGCGAGACGACGCTCGGCGAGCTCCTTCAAGTTCAGGGCGCGGCGCAGGCGGCCATCGACAGCCTGCCCGACGCGGTGGTCGCCTTCGACGCCGCGGGATCGGTGCTCGCGGCCAACCAGGTGGCCGAGCGCGACCTCAAGATCGCCATGGAGAGCGGCCCGGGCGCCGTGGCCGCGGTGGAGCCGGAGCTGCGCGCGGTGCTGGAGAAGCTGCGCGCCCACGTGCTCGCGGGGAAAGGTGCCTACCACCCCAAGGGCTACGAGGAGGCCATCCGGGTGGCCCGGCCCGACGGCGACCGCTGGCTCCTCCCGCGCGCCACGCCCGTGTACGGCGAGGGCGGCGGCGTGTCCGGGGCCACCGTGCTTCTCCAGGACGTGACGCGTCTCCGGCGGTTCGACGAGCTCAAGAACGACCTGGTGGCCACCGTGGCCCACGAGTTCCGCACGCCGCTCACCTCGCTGCGCATGGCCATCCACCTCTGCCTGGAGGGCGCCGCGGGGCCGCTCACGGAGAAGCAGCTCGACCTGCTCCAGGCCGCGCGCGAGGACTGCGAGCGGCTGCAGGGCATCGTCGACGATCTGCTGGATTTGTCGCGCATGCAGTCGGGCCGGGTGGAGCTGGAGCGGCAGATGGTGCCGGTGCGCACCCTGCTCGACCACGCGGTCGAGGCCGGCGCCCCCCAGGCCGCCGAACGTCAGGTGTCGCTGTCCATCGAGGACTTGTGCGGCGGCGCGCAGGTCGACGTCGACCCGGATCGGCTGGAGCTGGTGTTCTCCAACCTGGTCACCAACGCCGTCCGCTACTCCCCGCCGGGCACGCCGGTGGTGCTGCGCGCGGTGCCGGCCGAGGGCGCGGTGCGCTTCGAGGTGGTCGACCAGGGCCCGGGTGTGCCCCCCGAGTTCCGCGAGCGCATCTTCGAGAAGTACTTCCGCGTGCCCGGCGCGCCCAGCGGCTCGGCGGGGCTGGGGCTCTACATCTCCAAGGAGATCGTGCTCGCGCACGGCGGTGAGATCGGCGTCCAGGCCAACGCGGCGACGGGCAGCACCTTCTGGTTCACGGTCCCTGCGCAGTGCACGTGA
- a CDS encoding universal stress protein: MPTPTRADDFLELVERSKRGRLKVYLGFAAGVGKTYRMLQEAHALRGRGVDVVLGFIETHQRPETAALLSDLERVPLKKLDYRGVVIEEMNLEAVIARRPQVALVDEVAHTNAPGGKNRRRYLDVEDLLDAGINVICAFNIQHLESLNQLVQRATGVTVRETVPDTFLTHADQVVTLDLAVEDLLERLSSGKIYAPDKITTALQNFFKVENLDTLRELALREVAESVDRARAAPAPTSAPKLGASQRVMVCMASSAPRTAELLRRGSRMAGRYNTDWFVVYVQTPAEAPERIDAEAQRHLLANIEMARELGAEVVRLEGTDPVATLIDFARSHGVQHIVIGRSHEPWWRQRMVPSVMLRMLREASGFDLHVLSVESGEEPP; this comes from the coding sequence ATGCCGACGCCCACCCGCGCCGACGACTTCCTGGAGCTGGTCGAGCGATCCAAGCGCGGCCGGCTCAAGGTGTATTTGGGCTTCGCCGCAGGCGTGGGCAAGACCTACCGCATGCTCCAGGAGGCGCATGCGCTCCGCGGCCGCGGCGTGGACGTGGTGCTGGGCTTCATCGAGACGCACCAGCGCCCGGAGACGGCCGCGTTGCTCTCCGACCTCGAGCGCGTCCCGCTCAAGAAGCTGGACTACCGCGGGGTGGTCATCGAGGAGATGAACCTGGAGGCGGTGATTGCCCGCCGGCCGCAGGTGGCGCTGGTGGACGAGGTGGCGCACACCAACGCGCCCGGCGGCAAGAACCGGCGGCGCTACCTGGACGTGGAAGACCTGCTCGACGCGGGCATCAACGTCATCTGCGCCTTCAACATCCAGCACCTGGAGAGCCTGAACCAGCTCGTGCAGCGCGCCACCGGCGTGACCGTGCGCGAGACGGTGCCCGACACGTTCCTGACGCACGCCGACCAGGTGGTGACGCTCGACCTCGCCGTGGAGGACCTGCTCGAGCGGCTCTCCTCGGGCAAGATCTACGCGCCCGACAAGATCACCACCGCGCTGCAGAACTTCTTCAAGGTCGAGAACCTGGACACCCTGCGGGAGCTCGCCCTTCGCGAGGTCGCGGAGAGCGTGGACCGGGCCCGCGCTGCCCCGGCGCCCACCAGCGCGCCCAAGCTCGGGGCCAGCCAGCGGGTGATGGTGTGCATGGCCTCCTCTGCGCCGCGAACGGCGGAGCTCCTGCGCCGCGGCTCGCGCATGGCAGGCCGGTACAACACCGACTGGTTCGTGGTGTACGTGCAGACGCCCGCCGAGGCGCCCGAGCGCATCGACGCCGAGGCGCAGCGCCACCTGCTCGCCAACATCGAGATGGCCCGCGAGCTCGGCGCCGAGGTGGTGCGGCTGGAGGGCACCGACCCGGTGGCCACGCTCATCGACTTCGCGCGCTCGCACGGGGTGCAGCACATCGTCATCGGGCGCTCGCACGAGCCCTGGTGGCGGCAGCGGATGGTGCCCTCGGTGATGCTGCGCATGCTCCGCGAGGCCTCGGGCTTCGACCTGCACGTGCTCTCCGTGGAGAGCGGCGAGGAGCCGCCATGA